In Chiloscyllium punctatum isolate Juve2018m chromosome 8, sChiPun1.3, whole genome shotgun sequence, a single window of DNA contains:
- the rpp38 gene encoding ribonuclease P protein subunit p38 codes for MESPAQVAKGKGVRKARLPSVKTSFNNPYSIEWIPLERNIMTFILENLTKAFQETGLCKVEPIVKPRKPKPSTASRSQAERNMEGNIGESEDQQETEEVKELKEEHVMISIQEPKQGWTNVELRKQLAIGINEVTRALERDMLCLVLVCKSVKPPLMTHHLIQLSVSRQVPACQVPHLSETVAPVLGLKSVLALGFKKNSEAFTEMVNAITPQVPPLNVSWIQQNMVVVNAEELDTKVEDCTGEIPKLEVTETALPQSQKRKFNEVSSNDTPTSKAIGVTLLPLKVKKIVPNPNKIRKPKRNKKNK; via the coding sequence ATGGAAAGTCCAGCCCAAGTTGCAAAAGGAAAAGGGGTACGGAAAGCAAGGCTTCCATCTGTTAAGACTTCATTCAACAATCCTTACAGTATAGAATGGATACCCTTGGAAAGGAATATCATGACATTTATCCTGGAAAATCTAACAAAAGCATTTCAAGAGACTGGCTTGTGCAAAGTTGAACCTATTGTAAAGCCCAGGAAACCAAAACCTTCCACGGCATCAAGAAGTCAAGCAGAGAGAAATATGGAGGGGAatattggagaaagtgaagatcAACAGGAGACTGAAGAGGTCAAAGAATTGAAGGAAGAGCATGTGATGATCAGTATTCAAGAACCTAAACAAGGATGGACTAATGTGGAGCTCAGGAAACAGTTGGCAATTGGGATCAACGAGGTTACTCGGGCTTTGGAGAGAGATATGTTGTGTTTGGTTCTGGTGTGTAAATCAGTGAAACCTCCTTTGATGACTCATCATCTCATCCAATTGAGTGTGAGCCGGCAGGTCCCTGCATGCCAAGTTCCCCACCTGAGTGAAACAGTGGCACCAGTGCTTGGTCTGAAATCTGTACTTGCATTGGGATTTAAAAAGAATTCAGAAGCTTTTACTGAGATGGTTAATGCTATTACTCCACAAGTACCTCCTTTAAATGTTTCATGGATACAGCAAAATATGGTAGTTGTAAATGCTGAAGAACTGGACACAAAAGTGGAAGATTGCACTGGTGAAATTCCAAAGCTTGAAGTAACGGAGACTGCACTTCCCCAAAGTCAAAAGCGTAAATTCAATGAAGTGTCATCAAATGATACTCCAACGAGCAAAGCAATAGGGGTGACATTGCTGCCTCTGAAAGTAAAGAAGATAGTTCCAAATCCAAATAAAATTCGAAAGCCAAAAAGGAATAAGAAAAATAAGTAA